One window from the genome of Xenorhabdus bovienii SS-2004 encodes:
- a CDS encoding MDR family oxidoreductase codes for MKALLLEQHETLSASIQNIDTSQLPSGDVVVDIHWSTLNYKDALAITGKGKIIRQFPMVPGVDFSGVVHHSENPRFHIGQHVLLTGWGVGENHWGGLAEQARVSGEWLTPLPQGLSARQAMIIGTAGFTAMLCIMALEQGGVTPESGEIAVTGAGGGVGSTAITLLSQLGYSVVAISSKTENQDYLLSLGAKTILPVTDFNQPSRSLEKQRWAGVIDTIGGTVLATLLAQVHYNGTVAACGMASDSQLSTTVMPFILRNVRLQGISSVTVPAVKRSDIWQRLQKLLPDAFYQQATTEISLDQVVEYANKLINNQMTGRTLVKVADKTSI; via the coding sequence ATGAAAGCCTTATTACTTGAACAACACGAGACATTATCAGCCTCTATTCAAAATATTGATACCTCGCAACTGCCCTCTGGCGATGTCGTTGTAGATATCCACTGGTCAACACTCAATTACAAAGATGCCCTTGCTATTACTGGGAAAGGCAAAATTATCCGTCAATTTCCGATGGTGCCGGGAGTCGATTTTTCTGGTGTTGTCCATCATTCTGAAAATCCCCGCTTTCATATCGGCCAACACGTTTTGCTGACGGGCTGGGGCGTAGGTGAAAATCACTGGGGCGGGCTGGCAGAACAGGCCAGAGTTTCTGGTGAATGGCTGACACCGTTGCCACAGGGATTAAGCGCCAGACAAGCCATGATCATCGGCACAGCCGGTTTTACCGCCATGTTATGTATCATGGCGCTGGAGCAAGGAGGAGTGACACCGGAAAGTGGAGAAATTGCTGTTACTGGTGCCGGTGGAGGGGTCGGCAGCACAGCAATTACCCTGCTGTCACAACTGGGATATTCCGTCGTCGCCATCAGCAGCAAAACCGAAAACCAAGATTATTTACTTTCACTGGGTGCAAAGACGATCCTGCCTGTCACTGATTTTAATCAGCCATCGCGTTCGCTGGAGAAACAGCGCTGGGCCGGCGTCATTGATACCATCGGTGGCACAGTACTGGCAACCCTGCTGGCACAGGTGCATTACAACGGCACCGTCGCTGCTTGTGGCATGGCGAGTGACAGCCAACTGTCCACGACAGTGATGCCGTTTATTCTGCGCAATGTTCGCTTACAGGGTATTTCATCAGTCACCGTGCCTGCCGTAAAACGCTCTGATATTTGGCAAAGGTTACAGAAATTATTACCTGACGCCTTTTATCAACAGGCCACCACTGAAATTTCATTAGATCAAGTGGTCGAATACGCCAATAAACTGATAAACAACCAAATGACTGGCAGAACGTTGGTAAAGGTAGCTGATAAGACCAGTATTTAG
- the accB gene encoding acetyl-CoA carboxylase biotin carboxyl carrier protein, with protein MDIRKIKKLIELVEESGISELEISEGEESVRISRIAAAQHMPMTQQYISAPVQQSVQAATPAIPAAEKPAEIIGHTVCSPMVGTFYRSPSPDAKAFIEIGQRVNQGDTLCIVEAMKMMNQIEADKTGVVRAILAQDGQPVEFDEPLVVIE; from the coding sequence ATGGATATTCGTAAAATAAAAAAATTGATCGAGCTGGTTGAAGAATCCGGCATTTCTGAACTGGAAATTTCTGAAGGTGAAGAATCAGTACGTATCAGCCGTATAGCAGCAGCCCAGCACATGCCAATGACTCAGCAATATATTTCAGCGCCTGTTCAACAGTCAGTGCAAGCCGCCACACCAGCCATTCCTGCTGCTGAAAAACCAGCGGAAATTATCGGTCATACCGTCTGCTCCCCAATGGTCGGCACGTTCTACCGCTCACCAAGTCCAGATGCAAAAGCTTTCATCGAAATTGGCCAGCGTGTTAATCAGGGCGATACCCTGTGCATCGTTGAAGCAATGAAAATGATGAACCAAATCGAAGCTGACAAAACCGGCGTGGTTAGAGCAATTCTGGCACAAGACGGTCAACCTGTTGAATTTGACGAGCCACTGGTCGTCATCGAATAA
- the mreB gene encoding rod shape-determining protein MreB — MLKKFRGMFSNDLSIDLGTANTLIYVKGQGIVLDEPSVVAIRQDRAGSPKSVAAVGSAAKQMLGRTPGNIAAIRPMKDGVIADFYVTEKMLQHFIKQVHNNSFMRPSPRVLVCVPVGATQVERRAIRESAQSAGAREVFLIEEPMAAAIGAGLPVSEATGSMVVDIGGGTTEVAVISLNGVVYSSSVRIGGDRFDEAIINYVRRNYGSLIGEATAERIKHGIGSAYPTDEVHEIEVRGRNLAEGVPRGFTLNSNEILEALQEPLTGIVSAVMVALEQCPPELASDISERGMVLTGGGALLRNLDRLLMEETGIPVIVAEDPLTCVARGGGKALEMIDMHGGDLFSED; from the coding sequence ATGTTAAAGAAATTTCGTGGCATGTTTTCCAACGATTTGTCCATTGACTTGGGTACTGCCAATACCCTTATTTATGTCAAGGGTCAGGGAATTGTACTCGATGAACCTTCTGTCGTTGCTATCCGTCAGGACAGAGCCGGTTCACCAAAAAGTGTTGCCGCTGTAGGGTCGGCAGCAAAACAAATGCTGGGGCGTACTCCGGGTAATATCGCAGCTATCCGTCCGATGAAGGATGGGGTTATTGCCGATTTTTATGTCACGGAAAAAATGTTGCAGCATTTTATCAAACAGGTTCACAACAACAGTTTCATGCGCCCAAGCCCACGCGTACTGGTCTGTGTACCTGTTGGGGCAACTCAGGTTGAACGTCGTGCTATTCGTGAATCTGCCCAGAGCGCGGGGGCACGGGAAGTCTTTCTGATTGAAGAGCCAATGGCGGCAGCAATTGGTGCCGGTCTGCCTGTTTCTGAAGCAACTGGCTCAATGGTTGTGGACATTGGTGGTGGTACGACTGAAGTTGCAGTTATTTCCCTCAATGGCGTTGTTTATTCCTCTTCTGTCCGTATCGGCGGGGATCGCTTTGATGAAGCGATTATCAATTATGTTCGCCGCAATTATGGTTCCCTGATTGGGGAAGCAACCGCAGAACGTATCAAACATGGAATTGGTTCTGCTTATCCAACGGATGAAGTCCATGAAATCGAAGTACGTGGCCGTAACCTTGCCGAAGGTGTACCGCGTGGCTTCACCCTGAATTCCAATGAAATCCTTGAAGCCTTACAGGAACCCCTGACCGGTATCGTCAGCGCAGTTATGGTCGCACTGGAACAGTGTCCGCCAGAACTGGCTTCTGATATTTCGGAGCGAGGCATGGTTCTGACGGGGGGTGGTGCGCTGCTGCGTAATCTTGATCGCCTGCTGATGGAAGAAACAGGCATTCCTGTCATTGTAGCTGAAGATCCTCTGACCTGTGTTGCCCGGGGTGGCGGCAAGGCGTTGGAAATGATCGACATGCATGGTGGTGATCTGTTCAGCGAAGACTGA
- the accC gene encoding acetyl-CoA carboxylase biotin carboxylase subunit, whose product MLEKIVIANRGEIALRILRACKELGIKTVAVHSTADRDLKHVLLADETVCIGPAASAKSYLNIPAIISAAEITCAQAIHPGYGFLSENADFAEQVERSGFVFIGPKAETIRLMGDKVSAINAMKTAGVPCVPGSDGSLGNDTEKNKAIAKRIGYPVIIKASGGGGGRGMRVVRSDKDLEQSIAMTRAEAKAAFNNDMVYMEKFLENPRHVEIQVLADGQGHALYLAERDCSMQRRHQKVVEEAPAPGISAELRRTIGERCANACIEIGYRGAGTFEFLYENGEFYFIEMNTRIQVEHPVTEMITGVDLIKEQLRIASGLPLSIKQEDIVIEGHAIECRINAEDPKSFLPSPGKITHFHSPGGFGVRWESHIYAGYTVPPYYDSMIGKLITYGETREVAIARMKNALAELIIDGIKTNIDLQVAIMNDENFQKGGTNIHYLEKKLGLQEK is encoded by the coding sequence ATGCTTGAGAAAATTGTCATTGCTAACCGTGGTGAAATTGCACTGCGTATCCTGAGAGCCTGTAAAGAGCTTGGGATCAAAACCGTTGCGGTGCACTCTACGGCAGATCGTGATCTGAAACACGTCTTGCTGGCGGATGAAACCGTCTGTATCGGTCCTGCGGCATCAGCAAAAAGTTATCTGAACATTCCTGCCATTATTTCTGCGGCAGAAATTACCTGTGCTCAGGCAATCCATCCCGGTTATGGCTTCCTGTCTGAAAACGCCGATTTTGCTGAACAAGTAGAACGTTCTGGTTTTGTTTTCATTGGCCCTAAAGCAGAAACCATCCGCTTGATGGGGGATAAAGTCTCCGCCATTAACGCGATGAAAACAGCCGGTGTTCCCTGTGTTCCCGGTTCTGACGGCTCATTAGGGAATGATACCGAGAAAAATAAAGCCATTGCGAAACGCATTGGCTATCCGGTGATCATCAAGGCATCAGGTGGTGGTGGTGGTCGCGGTATGCGCGTTGTACGCAGCGACAAAGATCTGGAACAATCCATCGCTATGACCCGTGCAGAAGCCAAGGCCGCTTTCAACAATGACATGGTATACATGGAGAAATTCCTTGAGAACCCACGTCACGTTGAAATTCAGGTACTGGCAGATGGTCAGGGTCATGCTCTCTATCTGGCTGAACGTGACTGCTCCATGCAGCGCCGTCACCAGAAAGTGGTAGAGGAAGCACCTGCACCGGGTATTTCAGCAGAATTGCGTCGCACTATCGGCGAGCGCTGTGCCAATGCCTGTATCGAAATCGGTTATCGCGGGGCAGGTACGTTTGAATTCCTGTATGAAAATGGTGAGTTCTACTTTATCGAGATGAACACCCGTATTCAGGTTGAGCACCCCGTCACAGAAATGATTACTGGCGTTGACCTGATTAAAGAGCAGTTGCGCATTGCCTCTGGCCTGCCACTGTCCATCAAACAGGAAGATATCGTGATCGAAGGTCATGCGATCGAATGCCGTATCAATGCAGAAGATCCAAAATCCTTCCTGCCAAGCCCGGGCAAAATTACCCATTTCCACTCTCCGGGCGGGTTCGGCGTGCGCTGGGAATCCCATATCTATGCAGGATATACTGTACCGCCTTACTATGATTCCATGATCGGTAAGCTGATCACGTACGGCGAAACCCGTGAAGTGGCAATTGCTCGCATGAAGAATGCACTGGCCGAGTTGATCATCGATGGCATCAAGACCAATATCGATCTGCAAGTAGCGATTATGAATGACGAGAATTTCCAGAAAGGCGGAACCAATATCCACTATCTGGAGAAGAAACTGGGTTTGCAGGAGAAGTAA
- the aroQ gene encoding type II 3-dehydroquinate dehydratase encodes MADKFRILLLNGPNLNLLGTREPETYGKLTLDDIVSKLSKEAHQSGVELSHLQSNAESELIERIHTARGDTDFILINPAAFTHTSVALRDALLAVDIPFIEIHLSNVHAREPFRHHSYLSDIAVGVICGLSADGYSFALQAAVNRLSTFNSFT; translated from the coding sequence ATGGCAGACAAGTTTCGCATTTTACTCTTGAATGGCCCCAACCTGAACCTGTTGGGAACGCGAGAGCCAGAGACCTACGGCAAGTTAACGCTTGATGATATCGTCAGCAAACTGTCAAAAGAAGCTCACCAATCGGGAGTCGAATTATCCCATCTGCAATCCAATGCAGAATCTGAATTGATTGAGAGAATTCATACGGCGCGGGGCGATACCGATTTTATTCTGATTAACCCTGCGGCATTCACACATACCAGCGTGGCACTACGCGACGCACTTCTAGCGGTTGATATCCCATTTATTGAGATTCACCTCTCCAATGTGCATGCCCGCGAGCCATTCCGCCATCACTCATATCTTTCTGATATTGCCGTTGGCGTGATCTGCGGATTGAGTGCCGATGGTTATAGTTTCGCATTACAGGCAGCGGTCAACCGCTTGTCAACATTCAACTCATTTACCTAA
- a CDS encoding inverse autotransporter beta domain-containing protein, producing MLKEQNRQRTDKQRHRIKLVAWVNIFSQVVFLMAGTFTPVLAAAKTHPVAQEDRSLSKPMTKLEGGGETDLTKPLSSKALADRLRQISATEPSENTTERWLANAASHAAGMLKNNNIVDSAKRQLHGLAVNEANQAVQNWLQRYGTIKLQANVDDRGRLEGSQFDMLLPLYDREKQMAFTQFGLRRIDNRTTVNVGLGQRHFLNTGMFGYNAFVDHDITRDHTRFGIGTEYARDFMKFGANGYFRASSWKDGQKMKDYEERPANGFDLRAEGYIPAYPQLGGKLIYEQYFGDEVGLLSEERRQKNPSVFTVGASYTPIPLVTLGIDRKQSAQGHGETLVNFGLNYVLGTPWSKQIDPDAVAFKRSLQGGRYDLVERNNQIVLEYRKKELIRLRMEKQISGHGGQVMSLNVNVSSKYGLKEIVWDMANLVAGGGKLEKPDTPVRGGEHYRLTLPPFHNKGNNTYILSGIAYDNQGNASERAETQIQVISLAIDLKDSGFELPHQSMAADGKTQTILRLRLIGNNGKPVTGVAGNITFISDLNSLRGEGKNPILGTEVKEVSEGSGIYEVTATAGTKPGEWKIIVTVDDKPLKHGTEIQFDVANAPTISDLIVAGVIEQSKKLSATYQFNANGGNDTDHSFFAWGAESTTADKVTSLAKATGIEETVPPPNEIQNGITSSGNVKEKGLVPEYTIPQTAVGKVLELSVLASNAIQISHFPPETVVLRKGMQGNKTTGGNSEGGVTNPDAAPVITKLTLSGDLEVGKRLTATYQFDGNSGNDTDDSKYTWHDKNALVTDDQLKSVPAVSKDSKTKTGTLTRDLKQEDAGKMLAISVKPINGEGIAGQLRTVDTSMSEQDGNKTLTPPGDKPGSIFDPAGKPAINELKLEGILEKGKTLTAKYVFESGAGDITDKSGYTWCRKQLNGQPDGTTCQAGIGPDRAGQVSEVDYLLEAKDVNRIVEFSIRAENALGVKADDTRTINTSSEGGVTNPDAAPVITKLTLSGDLAVGKRLTATYQFDGNSGNDTDDSKYTWHDKNALVTDDQLESVPAVSKDSKTKTGTLTRDLKQEDAGKMLAISVRPINGEGIAGQLRTVDTSMSEQDGNKTLTPPGDKPGSIFDPAGKPAINELKLEGILEKGKTLTAKYVFESGAGDITDKSGYTWCRKQLNGQPDGTTCQAGIGPDRAAQVSEVDYLLEAKDVNRIVEFSIRAENALGVKADDTRTINTGSEGGVTNPDAAPVITKLTLSGDLAVGKRLTATYQFDGNSGNDTDDSKYTWHDKNALVTDDQLESVPAVSKDSKTKTGTLTRDLKQEDAGKMLAISVKPINGEGIAGQLRTVDTSMSEQDGNKTLTPPGDKPGSIFDPAGKPAINELKLEGILEKGKTLTAKYVFESGAGDITDKSGYTWCRKQLNGQPDGTTCQAGIGPDRVGQVSEVDYLLEAKDVNRIVEFVIRAENALGVKADDTRTINTSMKWEEGNHTGGGNDQGSVIDPDKDPVITHLALIDPLVIGKKITATYSFDDNNGYPDDESLYAWGVYEPGEDDPTIQAIENSNDAIDKSGYIPESFGLTDQHAGKIIALTVRPKNSKGNIGSIVRAQGTVLGIAENFDVTWNVGTEEDLSNGKKAPKVKREEPITLTVKTLKSGNAIRGVPIKVELGKATGRAKTERVDPTVQLEITGKTYKSGDTYMGFTDKNGELIMTATDRNSIGLKTSVSITVNEGTGAKTETKTQDVIFTVITSPDTDLANYWGHMVEELPINAGKFSRPLLSKEVQKYYPNLSTGIVQENNEDWSAYNYENFKNLCQAKGKRAPQIGELQELGGLVQDKYQFTPTYGWPTVSSRSWYRSDTDAPNQGPHLKSSYALDNFKIGKNGPSDINMVSCI from the coding sequence ATGCTAAAAGAACAAAACAGGCAGCGGACAGATAAACAACGTCATCGGATTAAGCTGGTGGCTTGGGTGAATATTTTTTCCCAGGTTGTATTTCTGATGGCGGGTACTTTTACTCCTGTGCTGGCGGCTGCCAAAACGCATCCGGTTGCACAGGAAGATCGTTCCCTCAGCAAACCGATGACGAAACTGGAAGGGGGGGGTGAAACTGACCTCACAAAACCGCTCTCCAGTAAAGCGTTGGCGGATCGTTTGAGGCAAATTTCCGCCACTGAACCTTCTGAAAATACCACTGAACGCTGGCTGGCGAATGCAGCTTCCCATGCGGCGGGGATGCTGAAAAACAACAATATTGTGGACAGCGCTAAACGTCAATTACACGGTCTGGCCGTCAATGAAGCCAATCAGGCTGTGCAAAACTGGCTGCAACGCTATGGCACGATCAAATTGCAGGCTAATGTGGATGATCGTGGGCGCTTAGAAGGCAGTCAGTTTGATATGTTATTACCGCTCTATGATCGCGAAAAACAGATGGCCTTTACCCAGTTTGGTCTGCGTCGTATTGACAACCGTACTACCGTCAATGTTGGTCTGGGGCAACGTCATTTTCTTAATACCGGCATGTTTGGCTATAACGCTTTCGTTGACCATGACATTACCCGTGATCATACTCGTTTCGGCATTGGTACCGAGTACGCCCGTGATTTTATGAAATTCGGGGCGAATGGCTATTTCCGGGCTAGTAGCTGGAAAGATGGCCAAAAAATGAAAGATTACGAAGAACGTCCGGCCAATGGTTTTGATTTGCGTGCAGAAGGTTACATTCCTGCCTATCCGCAATTAGGGGGTAAGCTGATCTATGAGCAATATTTTGGTGATGAGGTTGGCCTGCTGAGTGAAGAACGTCGACAAAAAAATCCGTCCGTTTTTACTGTGGGTGCCAGCTATACCCCGATCCCGCTGGTGACATTGGGCATTGACCGTAAACAAAGTGCGCAGGGCCACGGTGAAACTCTGGTTAATTTTGGCCTGAACTATGTACTTGGGACGCCGTGGTCAAAACAGATTGACCCGGATGCGGTAGCCTTTAAACGTAGTTTGCAAGGTGGGCGTTATGATTTGGTCGAACGTAATAATCAAATCGTACTGGAATACCGGAAAAAAGAGCTGATACGCCTGAGGATGGAAAAACAGATTAGCGGGCACGGCGGACAAGTCATGTCGTTGAATGTTAATGTCAGTAGTAAATATGGACTGAAAGAAATTGTCTGGGATATGGCAAATCTGGTGGCTGGCGGCGGCAAACTGGAGAAACCGGATACGCCAGTGCGGGGGGGAGAGCATTATCGGCTGACTTTGCCACCGTTCCATAACAAGGGCAACAATACCTACATCCTGTCCGGGATTGCCTATGACAATCAGGGCAATGCTTCTGAACGGGCGGAAACACAGATACAGGTGATCTCTTTAGCTATCGATCTTAAAGACTCGGGGTTTGAGCTGCCTCATCAATCAATGGCAGCAGATGGAAAAACCCAAACCATACTCCGGTTGAGGCTGATAGGCAACAATGGCAAACCCGTCACTGGTGTCGCAGGTAATATCACGTTCATATCTGATCTCAATAGCCTGAGAGGCGAAGGTAAAAACCCTATATTGGGCACCGAAGTTAAAGAAGTATCGGAAGGGAGCGGTATTTATGAAGTTACCGCCACGGCTGGCACCAAACCTGGCGAATGGAAAATCATTGTCACGGTGGATGACAAGCCACTGAAACATGGTACGGAAATTCAGTTTGATGTTGCCAATGCGCCGACAATCAGCGATCTCATCGTCGCGGGGGTCATAGAACAGAGTAAAAAACTCAGTGCGACCTACCAGTTTAATGCCAATGGGGGTAATGATACAGACCACTCCTTCTTTGCCTGGGGAGCAGAAAGCACTACCGCAGACAAAGTAACGTCACTAGCCAAAGCGACGGGCATTGAAGAAACCGTACCCCCTCCCAATGAAATCCAGAATGGGATTACGTCCTCAGGTAACGTGAAAGAAAAAGGTCTTGTACCTGAATACACCATTCCACAGACCGCAGTGGGTAAAGTACTGGAACTGTCAGTACTGGCTTCCAACGCAATACAAATTTCTCACTTCCCCCCAGAAACCGTCGTTCTGCGCAAAGGAATGCAGGGGAATAAGACGACAGGCGGCAATAGCGAAGGCGGAGTCACTAACCCAGATGCCGCCCCGGTTATTACCAAACTGACGCTGAGTGGTGATTTGGAAGTTGGAAAACGCCTGACAGCCACTTACCAGTTTGACGGTAATAGCGGTAATGACACTGATGACTCAAAATATACGTGGCATGATAAGAATGCACTGGTTACTGATGACCAGTTGAAATCTGTACCTGCCGTCAGTAAGGATAGTAAGACGAAAACGGGGACATTAACTCGGGATCTGAAACAAGAAGATGCTGGTAAAATGTTGGCGATTTCTGTTAAACCGATTAACGGTGAAGGCATAGCGGGTCAACTGCGTACCGTGGATACCAGCATGAGTGAACAGGACGGTAATAAAACCCTTACTCCTCCGGGAGATAAGCCGGGTAGCATTTTTGATCCGGCAGGCAAGCCTGCCATCAATGAGCTTAAGCTGGAAGGTATTCTGGAGAAGGGAAAAACACTAACGGCAAAATACGTCTTTGAGTCGGGAGCAGGTGATATAACGGATAAGTCGGGGTATACATGGTGCCGCAAGCAGTTGAATGGCCAGCCCGATGGCACAACCTGTCAGGCCGGTATTGGCCCCGATAGAGCCGGTCAGGTCAGTGAAGTGGATTATTTACTGGAGGCTAAAGATGTCAACCGGATCGTGGAATTTTCGATTCGGGCAGAAAATGCTTTGGGCGTGAAAGCGGATGATACCCGGACGATCAACACCAGTAGCGAAGGCGGAGTCACTAACCCAGATGCCGCCCCGGTTATTACCAAACTGACGCTGAGTGGTGATTTGGCAGTTGGAAAACGCCTGACAGCCACTTACCAGTTTGACGGTAATAGCGGTAATGACACTGATGACTCAAAATATACGTGGCATGATAAGAATGCACTGGTTACTGATGACCAGTTGGAATCTGTACCTGCCGTCAGTAAGGATAGTAAGACGAAAACGGGAACATTAACTCGGGATCTGAAACAAGAAGATGCTGGTAAAATGTTGGCGATTTCCGTTAGACCGATTAACGGTGAAGGCATAGCGGGTCAACTTCGTACCGTGGATACCAGCATGAGTGAACAGGACGGTAATAAAACCCTTACTCCTCCGGGAGATAAGCCGGGTAGCATTTTTGATCCGGCAGGCAAGCCTGCCATCAATGAGCTTAAGCTGGAAGGTATTCTGGAGAAGGGAAAAACACTAACGGCAAAATACGTCTTTGAGTCGGGAGCAGGTGATATAACGGATAAGTCGGGGTATACATGGTGCCGCAAGCAGTTGAATGGCCAGCCCGATGGCACAACCTGTCAGGCCGGTATTGGCCCCGATAGAGCCGCTCAGGTCAGTGAAGTGGATTATTTACTGGAGGCTAAAGATGTCAACCGGATCGTGGAATTTTCGATTCGGGCAGAAAATGCTTTGGGCGTGAAAGCGGATGACACCCGGACGATCAACACCGGTAGCGAAGGCGGAGTCACTAACCCAGATGCCGCCCCGGTTATTACCAAACTTACGTTGAGCGGTGATTTGGCAGTTGGAAAACGCCTGACAGCCACTTACCAGTTTGACGGTAATAGCGGTAATGACACTGATGACTCAAAATATACGTGGCATGATAAGAATGCACTGGTTACTGATGACCAGTTGGAATCTGTACCTGCCGTCAGTAAGGATAGTAAGACGAAAACGGGAACATTAACTCGGGATCTGAAACAAGAAGATGCTGGTAAAATGTTGGCGATTTCTGTTAAACCGATTAACGGTGAAGGCATAGCGGGTCAACTTCGTACCGTGGATACCAGCATGAGTGAACAGGACGGTAATAAAACCCTTACTCCTCCGGGAGATAAGCCGGGTAGCATTTTTGATCCGGCAGGCAAGCCTGCCATCAATGAGCTTAAGCTGGAAGGTATTCTGGAGAAGGGAAAAACACTAACGGCAAAATACGTCTTTGAGTCGGGAGCAGGTGATATAACGGATAAGTCGGGGTATACATGGTGCCGCAAGCAGTTGAATGGCCAGCCCGATGGCACAACCTGTCAGGCCGGTATTGGCCCCGATAGAGTCGGTCAGGTCAGTGAAGTGGATTATTTACTGGAGGCTAAAGATGTCAACCGGATCGTGGAGTTTGTGATTCGGGCAGAAAATGCTTTGGGCGTGAAAGCGGATGATACCCGGACGATCAACACCAGTATGAAGTGGGAGGAAGGAAACCATACCGGTGGCGGAAATGATCAAGGCAGTGTTATTGATCCGGACAAAGATCCTGTTATTACTCATCTGGCATTAATTGATCCATTGGTGATAGGTAAAAAAATAACGGCGACCTATTCCTTTGACGATAACAATGGTTATCCGGATGATGAATCCCTTTATGCGTGGGGAGTGTATGAACCCGGAGAGGATGATCCGACAATACAGGCTATAGAAAATTCCAATGATGCCATAGACAAAAGCGGTTATATCCCGGAATCTTTCGGACTGACCGATCAACATGCAGGTAAAATCATTGCATTGACTGTCAGGCCAAAGAATAGCAAAGGGAATATAGGAAGTATTGTCCGGGCGCAGGGTACGGTACTGGGGATCGCGGAGAATTTTGATGTGACATGGAATGTGGGCACTGAGGAGGATTTAAGCAATGGAAAGAAAGCGCCTAAAGTGAAGAGAGAAGAACCCATCACACTTACCGTAAAAACCCTGAAAAGTGGCAATGCCATAAGGGGAGTGCCGATTAAGGTTGAACTGGGGAAAGCCACTGGCCGAGCCAAGACGGAGCGGGTCGATCCTACTGTGCAGTTGGAAATTACCGGCAAAACTTACAAGAGTGGTGACACTTATATGGGTTTTACCGACAAAAATGGTGAATTAATAATGACGGCCACTGATAGGAATAGTATCGGTTTAAAAACTTCCGTGTCGATAACGGTGAATGAAGGTACGGGTGCTAAAACTGAGACTAAAACACAGGATGTTATTTTTACTGTGATTACCAGTCCTGATACAGATTTGGCCAATTATTGGGGGCATATGGTTGAGGAGCTCCCGATCAATGCGGGCAAATTTTCACGGCCATTATTGAGCAAAGAAGTACAAAAATACTATCCAAATCTCTCAACTGGGATTGTTCAGGAAAATAATGAAGATTGGTCAGCATACAATTATGAAAATTTTAAAAATTTATGTCAGGCGAAAGGAAAGAGAGCACCACAAATAGGTGAATTGCAAGAATTGGGAGGTTTGGTACAGGATAAATATCAATTTACTCCCACATACGGTTGGCCCACTGTGTCGAGCCGTTCTTGGTATCGTTCAGACACCGATGCCCCCAACCAAGGACCACATTTGAAGTCAAGCTACGCCTTGGATAATTTTAAAATAGGTAAGAATGGACCAAGTGATATAAATATGGTTTCTTGTATTTAA